A region from the Brachyspira hampsonii genome encodes:
- a CDS encoding P27 family phage terminase small subunit: MPDKAKKAPKNAKNKPKKAVIIPNPPEYFSGYSLKKWEELAPIFAEKNMLGPADLSAFELLCLHYGDAMDLYQAMINEGGSIAGYLEGKNSQTMGEYLAYHKAITAYHKMLTEFGLTPASKKKVSSPETIEEDDPLEKMING, encoded by the coding sequence ATGCCTGATAAAGCTAAAAAAGCCCCAAAAAACGCCAAAAATAAGCCCAAAAAAGCCGTTATAATACCAAATCCGCCAGAATATTTTAGTGGGTATTCTCTAAAAAAATGGGAAGAACTTGCACCTATTTTTGCTGAAAAAAATATGCTCGGACCTGCTGATTTATCTGCTTTTGAACTTTTATGTCTGCATTACGGCGATGCTATGGATCTTTATCAAGCTATGATTAATGAAGGAGGTTCTATAGCTGGATATTTAGAAGGGAAAAACTCTCAGACTATGGGCGAATATTTAGCTTATCATAAAGCTATAACGGCATATCATAAAATGCTTACTGAGTTTGGTTTAACGCCTGCTTCCAAAAAGAAAGTATCATCTCCTGAAACTATAGAAGAGGATGATCCGCTTGAAAAAATGATAAATGGTTAA
- a CDS encoding HK97 family phage prohead protease, translating into MPASNNEIRSIDINIQKSTDTEGEPLKLRGYAIVYNSLSEPLYGDLFRERINRGAFTKSLLENDQVCLWGHDTRYVLGRKSSGTLILREDEKGLYFEVSMPNTTWARDLKESVDRGDIKQMSFGFKVVRENWLDNKETLKEYGMPIREVEEITLHEISLVTFPAYPQTNVRHKGDCPHSANEDVYIPKPPAKTMPTVNDDFDYRNKEYEQKIKYLKIKNK; encoded by the coding sequence ATGCCAGCAAGCAATAATGAAATTAGAAGTATAGATATTAATATTCAAAAAAGTACAGACACAGAAGGTGAACCTCTTAAATTAAGAGGCTATGCTATTGTATATAATTCTTTAAGTGAGCCTCTCTATGGAGATTTATTTAGAGAGCGTATAAACAGAGGAGCTTTCACTAAATCATTATTAGAAAATGATCAAGTATGTTTATGGGGACATGATACAAGATATGTTCTAGGCAGAAAGAGTTCTGGCACATTAATTTTAAGAGAAGATGAAAAAGGATTGTATTTTGAAGTTTCTATGCCAAATACTACTTGGGCAAGAGATTTGAAAGAAAGCGTGGACAGAGGCGATATAAAGCAAATGTCTTTTGGCTTCAAAGTAGTAAGAGAAAATTGGCTTGATAATAAAGAAACATTAAAAGAATATGGAATGCCTATTCGTGAAGTAGAAGAAATCACTTTGCATGAAATATCATTAGTAACATTTCCAGCTTATCCTCAAACGAATGTTAGGCATAAAGGCGACTGCCCGCATTCTGCGAATGAAGATGTATATATTCCAAAACCGCCTGCTAAAACTATGCCTACAGTAAATGATGATTTTGATTATAGAAATAAAGAATATGAACAAAAAATAAAATATCTAAAAATAAAAAATAAATAA
- a CDS encoding head-tail connector protein has product MSSDTEDSNSIDIDVGKVVAEGVLSQEVGDDDKVVTLAEFKKFLNLEGIDYDDDILHLTLDSAIGYCNKANETEYKRADCPPEVRYAILGLAAHYFESKTGEASQSEEVALKGVHRLLAIAREKFTL; this is encoded by the coding sequence ATGAGCAGTGATACTGAAGATAGTAATAGTATAGACATTGATGTCGGAAAAGTAGTCGCCGAAGGCGTGCTTTCGCAAGAGGTAGGAGATGATGACAAAGTAGTTACTTTGGCTGAGTTCAAAAAGTTTCTAAACTTAGAAGGCATTGACTATGATGATGATATACTGCATCTGACTTTAGATAGTGCAATCGGCTATTGTAATAAAGCTAATGAAACAGAATACAAAAGAGCCGATTGTCCTCCTGAAGTTAGGTATGCAATTCTTGGACTTGCTGCTCATTATTTTGAAAGCAAAACAGGAGAAGCTAGTCAAAGTGAGGAAGTGGCTTTGAAAGGGGTTCATAGATTATTGGCCATTGCTAGGGAAAAGTTTACTTTATGA
- a CDS encoding phage tail tape measure protein, with translation MSSLNVSIYADASQAIEAFGKLKDKTTDLEKGFDKIGKSFDKFGSLATKSLTVPIAAGTTAFALATKKATDFDNGMREVLTLLPKLSNEGFESLKQETLAFSKELGKVPEEVVPALYQSLSAGVPRENVFEFLKTAGEAAIAGVAELETSVDGLTSVTNAYGTEVLNANRASDIMFQTLKLGKTDFTQLSQYLFNVIPTASALGVKFEDIGAAIAVMTAQGTPTSVATTQIRQALVELNKEGSITDIAFREIAGKSFKEFIEQGGTLQEALQMLAEKADKSGKDISSMFSSVEAANAGLALSGKNADKFKDALDQMNNSAGATSEAFKKIDDGPARQFEKIKAELSALVVELGNSLLPALNEDLLPVMQDKIVPLAEKMILTIISLIKTFSDLPAPLQAVSVGFVALAAGFGPALKGIVGLSKGITEAKKTISDFKNAVNVLKTSASSIQALSTAWKALNTVMVATPIGIVTAVSAGLAALAVNAYKTGQEIRKLKKELYDNSTTDTSDLMGLNREADNIALLFREYNNLAKAKNLDAEETKRLNELTEELTSLFPNLKTKMLDAYSVIDARKAKDEDFMTSEEAEKLARAIENHNKVKEELKKAEEYYKKGIYQDLNALDGAHAVRPELLEEARKEVEKWESKQKALNAEITRLNTNIRERKALSIDGISITDKEIEANNNLSASTKDKTKTYKDYLALLKKAEAEENRRVSNLRNMGAEISDAEALEAKKDKVGAILTEMSTVLNLNANQIKYLSDNYGYALEGITTDRFSELVKEIENSISAYERGVSVAEEFGDKVSEAEQQGQKSEIVRSGIESITNELELTTEQVEILKEKFGELWKTPTQSFSDYFSANWLQMLNDTIGYTSDFYSAIQEMQIQAIELEIEKNEERKEAALEAIEEEKNARLEAIGIMEDSQKQSLLNEIKQLQNRQKVALGLYEQERIKAELEEKQKELAKIQIEEEAKAKQMEVEKNYNNEKMKLEYNSQTESWKMSLVQASASMAQAAISALASSMAVPFPANIAAYATLLGIIAAGSVNLVKLSQAKPSEPKYLAKGGLVERRNGGINAVIGEGASDEAVIPLEDRILSKIGSQIFEASKGEDGSYSVDTNTSETIFNQPVYLMLDGKIVASTMLNLSKRGVKVVSQRGIL, from the coding sequence ATGAGCAGCTTAAATGTTAGTATATATGCAGATGCTTCCCAAGCTATTGAGGCATTTGGAAAACTTAAAGATAAAACAACCGACTTAGAAAAAGGCTTTGATAAAATAGGAAAATCTTTTGACAAGTTCGGTTCTTTAGCTACTAAAAGTTTAACTGTTCCAATAGCGGCAGGAACAACAGCTTTTGCATTAGCTACTAAAAAAGCTACTGATTTTGATAATGGAATGCGTGAAGTTCTTACGCTTCTTCCTAAATTAAGCAATGAAGGTTTTGAATCTTTAAAGCAGGAAACTTTGGCTTTTTCTAAAGAACTTGGAAAAGTTCCTGAAGAAGTAGTACCTGCTTTATATCAATCACTTTCTGCAGGAGTTCCTAGAGAAAATGTATTTGAGTTCTTAAAAACTGCAGGCGAAGCTGCTATCGCAGGTGTTGCTGAATTAGAAACTTCAGTTGACGGACTTACTTCTGTTACTAATGCTTATGGCACAGAAGTTCTTAATGCTAATAGAGCTTCAGACATAATGTTTCAAACACTGAAGCTAGGAAAAACAGACTTTACTCAGTTATCTCAATATTTATTTAATGTTATTCCTACCGCTTCAGCTTTAGGAGTGAAGTTTGAAGATATAGGAGCTGCTATTGCTGTAATGACTGCACAGGGTACTCCTACCTCTGTTGCAACAACACAGATTCGTCAGGCTTTAGTAGAACTTAATAAAGAAGGAAGTATTACAGATATAGCATTTAGAGAAATAGCAGGAAAAAGCTTTAAAGAGTTTATAGAGCAAGGAGGAACTTTACAGGAAGCTCTTCAAATGCTTGCAGAAAAAGCTGATAAAAGCGGAAAAGATATTTCTAGTATGTTCAGCAGTGTTGAGGCAGCAAATGCTGGTTTAGCTTTATCTGGAAAGAATGCAGATAAGTTTAAAGATGCTTTAGATCAGATGAATAATTCAGCAGGAGCTACATCTGAGGCATTCAAAAAAATAGATGACGGTCCAGCAAGACAGTTTGAGAAAATAAAAGCTGAGCTTAGTGCTTTAGTAGTAGAGCTTGGAAATAGTTTACTTCCTGCCCTTAATGAAGATTTACTTCCTGTTATGCAAGATAAAATAGTACCTCTCGCTGAAAAAATGATTCTTACTATTATATCTTTAATAAAAACATTCAGCGACTTACCAGCACCTTTGCAGGCTGTAAGTGTAGGCTTTGTTGCTTTAGCAGCAGGCTTTGGTCCAGCTTTAAAAGGTATAGTAGGACTTTCAAAAGGAATAACAGAAGCTAAGAAAACTATATCAGATTTTAAAAATGCTGTAAATGTATTAAAGACATCAGCAAGTTCTATTCAGGCATTAAGCACAGCTTGGAAAGCATTAAATACAGTAATGGTTGCTACTCCTATTGGAATTGTTACAGCAGTTAGTGCAGGTCTTGCAGCATTGGCAGTAAATGCTTATAAGACAGGGCAAGAAATAAGAAAATTAAAAAAAGAACTTTATGATAATTCTACTACAGATACATCTGATTTGATGGGATTAAATAGAGAAGCTGATAATATAGCTTTACTATTTAGAGAATATAACAATTTAGCAAAAGCAAAAAATCTTGATGCAGAGGAAACAAAAAGATTAAATGAATTAACAGAAGAACTTACTTCATTATTTCCAAACTTAAAAACAAAAATGCTTGATGCTTACAGTGTTATAGATGCTAGAAAAGCTAAAGATGAAGATTTCATGACTTCAGAGGAAGCTGAAAAACTAGCTAGAGCAATTGAAAATCATAACAAAGTAAAAGAAGAGTTAAAAAAAGCAGAAGAATATTATAAGAAAGGAATATATCAGGATTTAAATGCATTAGATGGTGCACATGCAGTTCGTCCAGAGTTATTAGAAGAAGCTAGAAAAGAAGTAGAGAAATGGGAGTCTAAGCAGAAGGCATTAAATGCTGAGATTACTAGATTAAATACAAATATTAGAGAAAGAAAAGCTCTTTCAATAGACGGCATTAGTATAACAGATAAAGAAATAGAAGCGAATAATAATTTATCTGCGTCTACTAAAGATAAAACAAAAACTTATAAAGATTATTTAGCTTTACTAAAAAAAGCAGAGGCAGAGGAAAATCGCAGAGTAAGCAACCTTCGTAATATGGGAGCTGAAATCAGCGATGCTGAGGCTTTAGAAGCTAAAAAAGACAAAGTAGGTGCTATACTCACAGAAATGAGTACGGTACTAAACTTAAATGCTAATCAAATAAAATATTTAAGTGATAATTACGGCTATGCATTAGAAGGAATAACAACTGACAGATTTTCTGAATTAGTAAAAGAAATAGAAAATAGTATATCCGCTTATGAAAGAGGCGTTTCTGTTGCTGAGGAGTTCGGCGATAAAGTAAGTGAAGCTGAACAACAGGGACAGAAAAGTGAAATAGTAAGAAGCGGAATAGAAAGCATAACCAATGAATTAGAACTTACAACTGAACAGGTAGAAATATTAAAAGAGAAGTTCGGCGAACTTTGGAAAACACCTACTCAAAGTTTTTCAGATTATTTTAGTGCGAATTGGCTTCAAATGCTTAATGACACTATAGGTTATACAAGTGATTTCTATTCTGCTATACAGGAAATGCAAATACAGGCTATAGAGCTTGAAATAGAAAAAAATGAGGAGAGAAAAGAGGCAGCATTAGAAGCGATAGAAGAAGAAAAAAATGCAAGGCTTGAAGCTATAGGAATAATGGAGGACTCGCAAAAGCAGAGTTTATTAAATGAAATAAAACAATTACAGAATAGGCAAAAAGTTGCTTTAGGACTTTATGAACAGGAAAGAATAAAAGCAGAGCTTGAAGAGAAACAAAAAGAACTAGCTAAAATACAAATAGAAGAAGAAGCCAAAGCTAAGCAGATGGAAGTAGAGAAAAACTATAATAATGAGAAGATGAAGCTAGAATATAATTCGCAAACGGAAAGCTGGAAAATGTCTTTAGTTCAGGCGTCAGCTTCTATGGCACAGGCAGCCATAAGTGCTTTAGCCTCATCAATGGCGGTTCCTTTCCCTGCCAATATAGCAGCTTATGCGACTTTACTTGGAATTATAGCAGCAGGCTCTGTTAACTTGGTAAAATTATCCCAAGCTAAACCGAGTGAACCTAAATACTTGGCAAAAGGCGGACTTGTAGAGAGAAGAAACGGAGGAATTAATGCTGTAATCGGAGAGGGGGCAAGCGATGAAGCGGTTATACCTCTTGAAGATAGAATACTTTCAAAAATAGGAAGTCAGATTTTTGAAGCAAGCAAAGGTGAAGATGGTAGTTATTCTGTTGATACTAATACATCAGAAACTATATTCAATCAGCCTGTTTATTTAATGCTTGACGGCAAGATAGTTGCAAGCACTATGCTTAATTTAAGCAAACGAGGTGTAAAAGTTGTCAGCCAGAGAGGTATATTATGA
- a CDS encoding phage portal protein → MSVIKNIRNYIKKWLFPDFSYIDSNNFLSIQNDKTLSAVNPNTALTFSTVFACVRVIAETIATLPLFVYKINGNNKVKAKDHSLYSLLHDSPNEECTSVSFIESLITQILLQGNGFVEVVRDNFNRVTELYLIDSNKIKIYRDSNSNKMFEYSDDGEIMTLSPSQVMHIAGLGWNGVIGYSPIAMMRKQITTGLYQDNFALDFFSNGVKKVPIISHPDKLSADAKRNLKESFREAWEKGIVVLEEGMKIDPITMNLSDAQFLESRRFSVEEICRVFRVPPHLIGDLSRSTNNNIEHQSIEFVTHTIRPWCVRIEKALNGYLLNNLERKKYNIEFNLDGLLRGDTLTRQQANQIKLNNGVLTRNEWRILENLNEVEDEYGDEYFCSQQIRPIKTVYAERHLFGETSENESNQNFNINNNDENKKLEEEYKDASKQ, encoded by the coding sequence ATGTCTGTAATAAAAAATATAAGGAATTATATAAAAAAATGGCTGTTTCCTGATTTCAGCTATATTGACAGTAATAACTTTTTATCAATTCAAAATGATAAAACTTTATCAGCAGTCAATCCTAATACTGCTTTGACTTTTTCTACAGTATTTGCATGCGTGAGAGTTATAGCTGAAACAATAGCAACTTTACCTCTTTTTGTATATAAAATAAATGGAAATAATAAAGTAAAAGCTAAAGATCATTCTTTATATAGCTTATTGCATGACTCACCTAATGAAGAATGCACATCAGTATCATTTATAGAAAGTCTAATCACTCAAATACTTCTTCAAGGCAACGGCTTTGTAGAAGTAGTAAGGGATAATTTCAACAGAGTAACAGAACTTTATCTAATAGATTCAAATAAGATTAAAATATATAGAGATTCAAACAGCAATAAAATGTTTGAATATTCAGATGATGGAGAAATCATGACTTTATCTCCGTCTCAAGTTATGCATATAGCAGGACTTGGATGGAACGGAGTGATAGGATACAGTCCAATAGCTATGATGCGTAAGCAAATAACCACAGGACTTTATCAGGATAATTTCGCATTAGATTTCTTTTCTAATGGTGTTAAAAAAGTTCCAATAATTTCACATCCAGATAAATTAAGTGCAGATGCTAAAAGGAATTTAAAAGAAAGTTTCAGAGAGGCTTGGGAAAAAGGTATCGTTGTCCTTGAAGAAGGAATGAAAATAGATCCTATAACAATGAACTTGTCAGATGCTCAGTTTTTAGAAAGCAGAAGATTTTCGGTAGAGGAAATATGCCGAGTGTTCCGTGTACCTCCTCATCTTATAGGAGATTTAAGCAGAAGTACAAATAATAATATAGAGCATCAAAGTATAGAGTTTGTAACGCACACAATAAGACCGTGGTGCGTTCGTATAGAAAAAGCATTGAATGGCTATTTATTAAATAATTTAGAAAGAAAAAAATATAATATAGAGTTTAATTTGGACGGACTTTTGAGAGGCGATACTCTTACAAGGCAGCAGGCGAATCAAATAAAATTAAATAATGGTGTTCTCACTAGAAATGAATGGCGGATACTGGAAAACCTTAACGAAGTAGAAGATGAATACGGAGATGAGTATTTCTGTTCTCAGCAAATAAGACCAATAAAAACAGTTTATGCCGAAAGGCACCTATTCGGTGAAACTTCAGAAAATGAGAGCAATCAAAACTTTAATATAAATAATAATGATGAAAATAAAAAATTAGAAGAGGAATATAAAGATGCCAGCAAGCAATAA
- a CDS encoding phage head completion protein gives MKVGKLIHTITFYRTKYIDNGNGTGSNELIELRKVKCSIEDITYKDIQQGKRKDLERTLKVHTHYFKEFDTKGMMAKINRENDIYEVINMENVSYKNIECIFTIKKLVNNKSK, from the coding sequence ATGAAAGTTGGAAAATTAATTCATACTATAACTTTTTATAGAACAAAGTATATAGATAATGGAAACGGAACAGGAAGTAATGAATTAATAGAATTAAGAAAAGTAAAATGCTCTATTGAAGATATAACATATAAAGATATACAGCAGGGTAAAAGAAAAGATTTAGAAAGAACTTTGAAAGTACATACTCATTATTTCAAAGAGTTTGATACCAAAGGAATGATGGCCAAAATAAACCGTGAAAATGATATCTATGAAGTTATTAATATGGAGAATGTTTCATATAAAAATATAGAATGCATATTTACAATAAAGAAATTAGTAAATAATAAAAGTAAATAA
- a CDS encoding phage major capsid protein — translation MSPEELRALIEKLKNENALDLQSIDELMQKRQAYSAMSIEERENKKEDISKLDNDIDTLMKNIENRNKEIERNDKLLSLQTKSSMNKRNVADNLDNSSADDNKAELRAKVDRWFRSGNDKEIRETLQAGVAEGGGNTIAPQYLVKQIIKDLDDAVQIRKRANIIPAINGYASIGIPTLDSDLNDLNWTAEIAEVTEDTNMSFGKREMKPNQLTKLVKLSKRLIKQSNIDIQGLVEERIVYKLASTLEHNYLYGNGQDKPLGIFAQTSDNTAAIPTDRDIKVGTASAAITYDGLVDAVSGLKGGYQNGAVWMLNKKAVAALRKLKDKQDRPIWQESLIAGQPSILLGIPVVQNDFIEDKLEATKYFGFLANLKYYWIFDSLSMELQVLHELYSKTNQVGFQVGYWGDGAPIQKSAFVRLLPNDQAYAA, via the coding sequence ATGTCACCAGAAGAATTAAGAGCTTTAATAGAAAAACTAAAAAATGAAAATGCTTTAGATTTACAATCTATTGATGAACTTATGCAAAAAAGACAAGCATATTCTGCTATGAGTATTGAAGAGAGAGAAAATAAAAAAGAAGATATATCAAAACTAGATAATGATATAGATACTTTAATGAAGAATATAGAAAATAGAAATAAGGAAATAGAGAGAAATGATAAACTTCTATCACTTCAAACTAAATCTTCTATGAATAAAAGAAATGTAGCTGATAATTTAGACAATTCATCTGCTGATGATAACAAAGCTGAATTAAGAGCTAAAGTTGACAGATGGTTTAGATCAGGCAATGATAAAGAAATAAGAGAAACACTTCAGGCAGGAGTTGCTGAAGGCGGAGGAAATACTATAGCCCCACAGTATCTAGTAAAGCAAATTATAAAAGACTTAGATGATGCAGTACAGATAAGAAAAAGAGCAAATATCATTCCTGCTATAAACGGATATGCAAGCATAGGAATACCTACACTTGACAGCGATTTAAATGATCTTAATTGGACAGCAGAAATCGCAGAAGTTACAGAAGATACAAATATGTCTTTTGGAAAAAGAGAAATGAAGCCTAATCAATTAACTAAGTTAGTTAAACTTAGTAAAAGATTAATAAAACAAAGCAACATAGATATTCAAGGTTTAGTTGAGGAGAGAATAGTATATAAATTGGCTTCTACATTAGAGCATAATTATTTATATGGAAATGGACAGGATAAACCTCTAGGTATATTTGCTCAAACTTCAGATAATACAGCAGCTATTCCAACTGACAGAGATATAAAAGTAGGAACTGCAAGTGCTGCTATAACTTATGATGGTTTAGTAGATGCAGTAAGCGGATTGAAAGGCGGATATCAAAACGGAGCCGTATGGATGCTTAATAAAAAAGCAGTTGCTGCTTTAAGAAAATTAAAAGATAAGCAGGACCGTCCTATTTGGCAGGAAAGTTTAATAGCGGGACAGCCTAGTATTTTACTTGGTATACCAGTTGTGCAAAATGACTTTATAGAAGATAAGCTGGAAGCTACAAAATATTTCGGGTTCTTAGCAAACTTAAAGTATTATTGGATTTTTGACAGCTTGTCTATGGAACTTCAAGTTTTGCATGAGTTATACAGCAAAACAAATCAGGTAGGTTTCCAAGTAGGATATTGGGGAGACGGTGCTCCTATTCAAAAATCAGCATTTGTAAGATTACTTCCAAATGATCAAGCGTATGCAGCTTAA
- a CDS encoding DNA adenine methylase, with the protein MKKQHKVKAPFCYFGGKSSVADLVWELIGNDVKRYFEPFAGSLAVLLARKRKPNKLYNEIVNDLDCLLINVWRALKKASAEVALLCCDPSSQLLYWQRICYIVKNKDNLLEKMLKDDEYYDVKLAAYWIYCKSSEIGGMEIDKIDVEEVYKSINNGITKGRIQLLRGNGIHSKCTQIFNPYSVTRCKLERLSLWFAQIENILENVKITCMDWKRLFNEGTHWQDDCGKSNIGIFFDPPYSDTSRKKSLYRIDSYDTAKEVNEFCIKNAYRETYKIVVAGYEGEHNNLEDYGYVKYSWKAQGGYSNIRGNNDNKLKERLWASSSCNKITI; encoded by the coding sequence ATGAAAAAGCAGCATAAAGTCAAAGCTCCTTTTTGCTATTTTGGAGGGAAAAGTTCAGTTGCTGATTTAGTTTGGGAACTTATTGGAAATGATGTAAAGCGATATTTTGAGCCTTTTGCAGGAAGTTTAGCAGTATTATTAGCTAGAAAAAGAAAGCCTAATAAATTATATAATGAAATAGTCAATGATTTAGACTGCTTATTAATTAATGTGTGGCGAGCATTAAAGAAAGCATCAGCTGAAGTAGCTCTTTTATGCTGCGATCCAAGTTCGCAGCTTTTATATTGGCAGAGAATATGCTATATAGTAAAAAATAAAGACAATTTATTGGAAAAAATGCTGAAAGATGATGAATATTATGATGTAAAACTTGCGGCATATTGGATATACTGCAAAAGTTCAGAAATCGGAGGAATGGAAATAGATAAAATTGATGTAGAAGAGGTCTATAAATCAATAAATAATGGAATTACAAAAGGGAGAATACAATTATTAAGAGGAAACGGTATTCATTCAAAATGTACTCAAATTTTTAATCCATACAGTGTAACTAGATGTAAATTAGAAAGACTTAGTTTATGGTTTGCACAAATAGAAAATATATTAGAAAATGTAAAAATTACCTGCATGGATTGGAAAAGACTTTTCAATGAAGGTACACATTGGCAGGATGATTGTGGCAAAAGCAACATAGGAATATTTTTCGATCCTCCATATTCTGATACAAGCAGAAAAAAATCTTTATATAGAATTGACAGTTATGATACAGCAAAAGAAGTTAATGAGTTTTGTATAAAAAATGCTTATAGAGAAACTTATAAAATAGTTGTTGCAGGATATGAAGGAGAACATAATAATCTTGAAGATTACGGATATGTAAAATATTCTTGGAAAGCACAGGGAGGATATAGTAATATTAGGGGAAATAATGATAATAAATTAAAAGAACGTCTTTGGGCTTCAAGTTCTTGTAATAAAATAACAATATAA
- a CDS encoding DNA-methyltransferase, with protein MVRKVIIGNCTLIKGNCEEVMEELESDSINAVVSDPPYLYLKHKLDIPFDEDKVFGEWKRLLKNNSMIAFFGRGDAFFRWNLVLDKLGFKFKETAVWEKENASNYLNNFLRIHEDISFRSLGNANLRKEYVDYLEYQINKNKLDRIIDIWRGLRSALNSKDKDDVIKYIETGIKEFNYESKRKYEITARKHQGAKRGVNLFQSVKVGKIETSIMRCNREQYQYQHPTQKPVALMERLVRLVSDENNTILDPFMGGGSTGVACINTNRKFIGIELDDEYFDTAVKRISKAYQDKEEEFINEKAA; from the coding sequence ATGGTTAGAAAAGTCATAATTGGAAACTGTACTTTGATAAAAGGAAATTGTGAAGAGGTTATGGAGGAATTAGAAAGCGATTCTATAAATGCTGTTGTATCAGATCCTCCATATTTATATTTAAAACATAAGCTAGATATACCTTTTGATGAAGATAAAGTATTTGGAGAATGGAAAAGATTGTTAAAAAATAATTCTATGATAGCATTTTTCGGAAGAGGAGATGCATTTTTCAGATGGAACTTAGTGCTTGACAAATTAGGTTTTAAGTTTAAAGAAACGGCAGTATGGGAAAAAGAAAATGCATCAAATTATCTAAATAATTTTTTAAGGATACATGAGGATATATCTTTTCGCAGTTTAGGTAATGCTAATCTAAGAAAAGAATATGTTGACTATTTAGAATATCAAATTAATAAAAATAAATTAGATAGAATAATAGATATTTGGAGAGGATTAAGGAGTGCATTAAACAGCAAAGACAAAGATGATGTTATTAAATATATAGAGACAGGCATCAAGGAGTTTAATTATGAAAGTAAAAGAAAATATGAAATAACAGCAAGAAAACATCAAGGGGCAAAAAGAGGAGTTAATTTATTTCAGTCGGTAAAAGTAGGAAAAATAGAAACTTCTATTATGCGTTGTAATAGAGAGCAGTATCAATATCAGCATCCAACACAAAAACCTGTTGCCTTAATGGAGCGTTTAGTAAGATTAGTTTCAGATGAAAATAATACAATATTAGATCCATTTATGGGCGGAGGCAGTACAGGAGTTGCATGTATTAATACTAATAGGAAGTTTATAGGAATAGAGCTTGATGATGAATATTTTGATACAGCGGTAAAAAGAATAAGCAAAGCATATCAAGATAAAGAAGAGGAGTTTATTAATGAAAAAGCAGCATAA
- a CDS encoding HK97-gp10 family putative phage morphogenesis protein, with translation MSGVSRKTSISIKGLDEFRKTLEELGGDFKKAIKAGARKAGNEIAKEANAEAKSRGWSEDKYYDVKERKSSKGSNTSVAIKVGTLEVSGGGVPQKNKIKWYKEKGDRYYVRFPEYGTIYQLPQPLLIPIFENKKPVIEEYIKQKLQQAIDKANKKK, from the coding sequence ATGTCAGGTGTAAGCAGAAAAACTTCTATAAGTATAAAAGGACTTGATGAGTTTAGGAAAACTTTAGAAGAACTAGGAGGCGATTTTAAAAAAGCTATAAAAGCAGGAGCTAGAAAAGCAGGAAATGAAATAGCAAAAGAAGCTAATGCGGAAGCGAAAAGCAGAGGCTGGAGTGAAGATAAATATTATGATGTAAAAGAAAGAAAATCATCAAAAGGAAGCAACACTTCTGTAGCAATAAAAGTAGGTACATTAGAAGTTAGTGGCGGAGGAGTTCCTCAAAAAAATAAAATAAAATGGTATAAAGAGAAAGGAGACAGATATTATGTTCGGTTTCCAGAATATGGTACTATTTATCAGCTTCCTCAGCCTCTTTTAATTCCAATTTTTGAAAATAAAAAACCTGTTATAGAAGAATATATAAAACAGAAATTACAGCAAGCAATAGATAAGGCAAACAAAAAGAAATGA
- a CDS encoding sigma factor-like helix-turn-helix DNA-binding protein — protein MKDLTCNICDKRNSCKQLCNAMEKTLNNTISKNKSYSETTVKDYNLYVSDIDNISIYTHGLSDIEHRDVKRIIIAILTKDQIKLLELYSQGYTQKEIGEKLNVTQSSISQKLEAIKRELRSSVVQILPYVV, from the coding sequence ATGAAGGATTTAACATGCAATATTTGCGATAAAAGAAATTCCTGCAAACAATTATGTAATGCTATGGAAAAAACTTTAAATAATACTATAAGCAAAAATAAATCTTATTCTGAAACTACTGTTAAAGACTATAATTTATATGTGTCTGATATTGATAATATTTCTATATATACTCATGGACTTTCTGATATTGAACATAGAGATGTGAAACGCATAATAATAGCTATATTAACAAAAGATCAAATAAAATTATTAGAATTATATTCACAAGGCTATACACAAAAAGAAATAGGCGAAAAATTAAATGTAACCCAAAGCAGCATATCTCAAAAATTAGAGGCTATAAAAAGAGAATTAAGAAGCTCAGTTGTTCAGATACTGCCTTATGTTGTTTAA